Proteins from a genomic interval of Chitinophagaceae bacterium:
- a CDS encoding ArsR family transcriptional regulator: MGVTKSDLFTQKQNEIAAFARVFAHPARVAIIQHLLKSNTCCNGHLVGDLGLAQATISQHLKELKSIGIIQGNIEGVKVNYCINPEKWIEVKEVFNTLFEKYTPSDCDVDC, translated from the coding sequence ATGGGCGTTACAAAATCAGATTTATTTACCCAAAAACAAAATGAAATTGCTGCTTTTGCCAGGGTCTTTGCTCATCCGGCCAGAGTTGCCATTATTCAGCATTTGCTGAAGTCCAATACTTGTTGTAACGGACATTTAGTCGGTGATCTGGGATTAGCACAGGCTACCATCAGCCAGCATCTGAAAGAATTAAAAAGCATTGGTATTATTCAGGGTAACATAGAAGGGGTTAAGGTGAATTACTGCATTAATCCTGAAAAATGGATAGAAGTAAAAGAAGTTTTTAATACTTTATTTGAAAAATATACACCATCTGATTGCGATGTTGATTGTTAA